The following are encoded together in the Echinicola jeungdonensis genome:
- a CDS encoding 3'-5' exonuclease: MNLKLKSPLAFFDLEATGINISTDRIVEISIVKVHPDGNEEIKTMKVNPTIPIPKEASLIHGIYDEDIKNEPPFKDVARELHQFLEGADLAGFNVLKFDIPLLVEEFLRAGIDFDIEKRNLLDSQKIFHMMEKRNLTAAYKFYCGKELKNAHSAEADTLATYEVFKAQVERYENEKAVDLQGKPLGTIENDMKKIHNLINEKMVDLAGRFIFNDDGVECFNFGKHKGKPVEKVLQEEPNYYDWMMKGDFPLDTKRKFTQIKLRNFNNR; the protein is encoded by the coding sequence GAAGTTAAAATCCCCTCTTGCATTTTTTGACCTGGAGGCCACAGGAATCAATATTTCCACTGACCGAATTGTTGAAATTTCTATCGTAAAGGTCCATCCTGATGGTAATGAAGAAATTAAAACCATGAAGGTCAACCCCACCATCCCAATTCCCAAAGAAGCTTCATTGATTCATGGGATTTATGATGAGGACATTAAAAATGAACCTCCTTTCAAAGATGTCGCCCGTGAACTACATCAGTTTTTGGAAGGCGCCGATCTTGCTGGGTTTAATGTATTGAAATTTGATATCCCTTTATTGGTAGAGGAATTTTTAAGGGCAGGAATTGACTTTGATATCGAAAAGAGGAATTTGCTGGATTCTCAAAAGATTTTCCATATGATGGAAAAAAGGAATCTTACTGCTGCCTATAAATTTTATTGTGGCAAGGAGTTGAAAAATGCCCATAGTGCAGAAGCCGATACCTTGGCCACCTATGAGGTTTTTAAGGCTCAAGTGGAAAGGTATGAAAATGAAAAAGCTGTAGACCTCCAGGGAAAACCTCTCGGTACCATAGAAAATGACATGAAAAAAATCCATAACCTGATCAATGAAAAAATGGTTGATCTTGCGGGCCGCTTTATTTTCAATGATGATGGAGTGGAATGCTTTAATTTCGGTAAACACAAAGGCAAGCCAGTGGAAAAAGTCCTACAGGAAGAACCCAATTATTATGATTGGATGATGAAAGGAGATTTCCCTTTGGATACCAAAAGAAAATTCACACAG